From Amaranthus tricolor cultivar Red isolate AtriRed21 chromosome 4, ASM2621246v1, whole genome shotgun sequence:
aattcacaaaaatgtGAAAAATTTATTACATGAATACTAAGTTGAATAAGAAACACAAAACACATAGAAATTAAGCATGAATTGATGAAGGTAATGATGGAGAAATTTCGTAAGAGAAAGAAGTGAGAAGAACATAGGTTACtttgaataataatagaaaGACATTTTAGTTGAGACAAATAAATTAGGTAGAAagttaatatttgatattttttagagtttttatgTTTCCATATGTTTATTGTGTGGGGTTGGCCCAATTTTGGTGTCTCTTAAATAGACAGACTCACACGATAATCACACGATAATTGGTATAGctataataatcaaattaaatattttcatagttaaattaatttatcctCCATGAAGATTAAAATATATGACAATTATGGGTTGTTATACATATTTAGGGCTTTCGCTTTCACGCctataataaaaattggattCTTACTACCTATATTAAATGATACCTAAAGGTTCCATTCATGCAGGGCCTTTCAACATATCATTTGATGTAGCAAGCTAGAAAAGACACAACTCGCCATCCAAGAGGTTAAGATTCAAGATAAGATGCTACTCGTTTCATTCCCTTTTGTTTAAACACTTTAGGTTTTTTCACCTtagaagagagaaatttaaatttgattttcgaAGTATATAACGaagagaaaatatatttatgtgaaatcttgttagattcgttttgatgcaaagatatttaatatatagtttttacaattttttataatgcgtactACGAGATATTGAGactcaaaatttgttttaaaatatgtataaaaagtaaagtacacaaataaaaagaaactgtGTGAACAAGATCTATTATAGAAGGCCTTGTATTCGTATGGGTCTCCAATGAGACCTCCTTAATTGCCTAGAAATATGCTTTAAAACGTTCACTATATCGACTTTAGGTGAAAAAAAGTGACATTATACCTTGGGTCCAAAAATCATGAAATACATATTtggaataatttttaattatatcatTTGGAAAATATTGGGAGTACATTGAGAGAATTTGTATTCTCTATCTCTGATTTAAGTTTGAATGAATAATAAGAGAGTAATCgtttagttataattttaatgtttcTATTCTCTAAAAGTTAGTTATTTAAACTATAATTGTTAtaagtaatatttatttttttctattcatATCCCTGAAACTTTTAGATGCTTAAAATTATTCTTGTATTTCCTTTTTAAAAATCTTGTTTAATAGTTTGAGGGAAAGTTCgtattgttaaattaattttactCATATATTCTTTTCCAAAAAAATGAACataaaatattgcaaaataatgttattaaaaatattttacaagtataaatacaacactatttgtaatcTCTTGAAGTTGGCTATAAAATTCTTCTAATCACCAAAAAGACACAACTTAGTTAAAGATGCGATAACGAATTCAAGTTGTTGggaaatttgatattaatagaaGGTGTGAGAACACTTTCCTTTTACGATATTTCTCCAACAAGGGTGTTTGGGATGATGATGACATTTAGAATGAGATATAATATATTACAACAATATTCTAGTACAAAGATATTGCAAGAGTAAGACAAAGTATTGTAATGGATTAGGAACTTTAATTGTAAACTCTTTCATAACAATTCATATAAAGAAGAAACAAGAACAAGTTTGTATGTTCTTAAGAGAAATCAGAAATTTGTCTCTAAGATGGGTGGAAGGCCCTTATGTGCACTTCCTCTATTAATAGAGGAGAGTTTCAACCAATGCTTACTTATGAAACACGTTTGTTTCATCCAAACCATGCTTGTAAAACAAGTTCTTGTTTCATCAAAAGCTCATAATGAAACAAGATAAAGTTTTATTAGAATTAACCATCAAAAGTAGGTTACCAATCATTAGTGATGACTGAAGTGAATCAACACTCAGAAAATAAACTAACAAAATTGCAAAATAGTTGTTTTTCCCAATGTTTCcaaattttttgcatttttacataatatattttggacTTTGTTATTATCGCacattgtcccatttctatacATAATATAGACTATATATAATCTAGTTCTTCTATACATTAAATGTCCAACataaaattcaaagaaattCCATTTAATTCTTGTTAAGTTATAGAGATCATATCCTCCACAATTagcatagtatatatatatatatatatatatatatatatatatatatatatatatatatatatatatatatatatatatatatatatatatatatatatatatatatatatatatatatatatatatatatatatatatatatatatatatatatatatatatatatatatatatatatatatatatatatatatatatatatatatatatatatatatatatatatatatacacacacacacacacacacacacacacacatacacacacacacacacacacacacacacacatatatatatatatatatatatatatatatatatatatatatatatatatatatatatatatatatatatatatacatatatatatatatatacatatatatatatatatatatacatatatatatatatatacagatatatacatatatatatacatatatatatatatatatatacatacatatatatatatatatatatatatatatatatatatatatatatatatatgtatgtatatatatatatatatatatatatatctatatatatatatatatttatatatatatacatatatctatatatatatatatatatatatatatatatatatatatatatatatatatatatatatatatatacatatatctatatatatatatatatatatatatatatatatatatatatatatatatatatatatatatatatatatatatatatatatatatatatatatatatatatatatatatatatatatacatatatctatatatatatatatatatatatatatatatatatatatatatatacatatatatatacatatatacatatatatacatatatatatatatatatatatatatatatatatatatatatatatatatatatatatatatatatatatatatatatatatatatatatatatatatatatatatatatatatatatatatatatatatatatatatatatatatatatatatacatacatatatatatatacatatatatatatatatatatatatatatatatatatacatatatatatatatatatatacatatatatatatatatatatatatatatatatatatacatatatatatatatatatatatatatatacatatatatatatatatatatatatatatatatatatatatatatatatatattatatatatatatatatatatatatatacatatatatatatatatgtatatatatatatatatatatatatatatatatatatatatatatatatatatatatatacatatatatatatatatatatatatatatatatatacatatatatacatatatatatatatatatatatatatatatatatatatatatatatatatatatatatagatatatatatatatatatatatatatatatatatatatatatatatatatatatatatatacatatatatacatatatatatatatatacatatatatatatatatatacatatatatatatatatgtatatatacatataaatatatatgtatgtatatatatatatatatatatatatatatatatatatatatatatatatatatatatatatatatatatatatatatatatatatatatatatatatatatatatatatatatatatatatatacatatatatatatatacatatatatatatatgtatatatatatatatatatatagatatatatatatatatatatatatatatatatatatatatatatatatatatatatatatatatacacatatatatatgtatatatatatatatgtatatatatatatatatatatatatatatatatatatatatatatatatatatatatatatatatatatatatatatatatatatatatatatacatatatatatatatatatatatatatatatatatatatatatatatatatatatatatatgtatatatatatatacatatatatatgtatatatatatgtatatatatatatatacatatatatatatatatatatatatatatatatatatacatatatatatatatatatatatatatatatatatatatatatatatatatatatatatatatatatatgtatgtatatatatatatatgtatatatatatatatatacatatatatatatatacatatatatatatatatatatatatatatgtatatatatatttatatgtatatatatatatatatatatatatatatatatatatatatatatatatatatatatatttatatatatatatatatagatagatatatatatatatatatatagatagatatatatatacatatatatatatatatatatatatatatatatatatatatatatatatatatctatatacatacatatatatatatatatctatatatatacatacatatatatatatatatatatatatatatatatatatatatatatatatatatatatatatatatatatatatatatatatatttatttatttatttatttatttattttgtttaaatatatatgtttacttgcaacattatatatatctaaatgTGTATTATCAAATCGTTAGATATTGTAGTCTAGAATTTgatcacaataaaatataagttaaccattatttataaatataacatTTACATGTGCCGATACTTAACCATCCGTGTATTAGACGGATTTTTATATTAGAATCGTTCAGAGAGGTAGAATTGAATCGGTTGAATCGAATCATAGGATCataaaattctacaacaaaccTAAATTTGCTATTGAATAGTAATATTTTCAtcttaaaagtttaagtttatgaattaaagtttcattcaattcatttttaagaatgataatggaaaaataattaataattattttgaatcttCATATcgataaaagaaatttatatttGAAAAAGTATGATGTTGGATCAATgaatagaaagaaaaattaatgaaagatgatacaaaagaaaaattaataaaattaggaaTAACTTTGTAGAATCGGATCAGTAAATCGAAGAATCGTAgaaatcgtgttatgattccACCTCTacaatttttattgtaattagaaTCGCACAATTCTACCAACTTATGATTCTACCTACAATTCAAATCGCTTGCTTGATTTTGGATCTAAAATCTTGGAATCATAGATCATGGTTGTTAGGATTAACATTCTACCTAGGATCTTTGGGCgggtaggatcgaaatcggtGTAGAATCGAATTGTAGGATCATGTGATTctacaaatatatattaatatgctTTGGATTATTGTTatcaattatattatattttaatgctCCATAATCATCATTCAATGAAGATAGGGTTGGTGGGATTAGTTCATGTCAATAAATATGATGGATtgtggtaataataataataataataataataataataataataataataataataataataatataattttttatcggTGGAATCTACAGAGGATAAATCATGGGACCGTCTTAGCCGGAAAAGAGGTGTCATTTGTAGTCTCTCCAAACAGTCGAAGGTCGAAGGCTCAAAATACTGATAAAGAAGGATGATGTCTCTCCCTTGGATCGAACTTGAGATCTCGTGGAAATAAGGCTCTGTCTTAACCAATTGAGTAACTATTGCTGGGTAAtaattagtagtagtagtagtagtgaTAGTGGTGGTAGTGGTGCTAATATCATTACTtgtcaaaataaagaaaaaaaatgtttttgttCTAAGGGAACCGCAATTCCTTTTTAAAAAGTGGCTTTATGCTATGATTCTAAGGGAATCGCAACATAAAGTCTGCTTATCTGCTTTTGTTTAAACTGGGGCTGAAAACAAATTTTATATATTCCTACATGTGCTTAGGGTAAAAAAAAGTCCTATAAAATCACAAACTTTTTTGAGGGAGATAGCATAGGATATCCTTCGGGGTTCACACGTTAGAGTACTTCATTCCAAAAGATGAGGAGCCAGCCACCCATGTATGTTCATCTGGACGAGCTTGACTTGTCATATCCACGTGAAGGTGTGGGGTCCCTCCTTACCTGGCCGTCACACAACAACCTCCTACTATCATAGTAGGCAGGCTAGATAAGGTGGATGCGTTTGATGAGCTCTAAGACATTGTATAAACTTTATTGTATATATCAAACTGTTATTTGTATTGTGATGTAATATTTAGGACTATTACACTGTATCTATTGAGTTTATATAAGAATAGTGAATGCTTGAAAGATCCGACAATGAATCATTTCACAATGAGTCATGCAACTATCAATGATGGCTTAGTTATCTTTGAAAgttaatttattgaaaatacATCAAAACACAATCAATGTTTCCGACAATACGAGATAATTTCATTAATAATCATCAAGAAATTCAAGTAGATCACTCATTCATAGACTGATAATCATAATACATAACATTTTCATCTTTAATAAAACTTAATATACTATTCGACATTACATATCAAATTTCATTGTAATTTTCTCCATCACCTTTGCACAATCAAAATTTGATCAATTCGCCTCCTCAAGCTAAATATCTTATTTTGTGCTCTTCTTTCTCTTCATCAagcttaataattataattttctacCATTGCGTGTCCTCTGAATCAAGCCACCTAAAGTAGTTACAACCACATGCTTCATTGTTGTAAAAAGAACATGCAAAAAGCAACAACATGGATCAAAGCCACTCAAATCCCTATTATGTTTAACTTGATAACCACAATAGCACTTATCTTCATTGATATCATTTTTTAACATCTAAATGAAAAGAAACTAATAAAGCTAATTAATTAAGGTAACTCAaatcaacaataaaataaattttagaaatGTAAGATAGTTTCATTTCACAATCTACCATATTATATAGCAATTGAAAGTTTAGTTGGAATAAAGCTAGGAAAtcaaattcttttaaaaaagttttatttgttgttattaatagcAAATACAGTAATGATTGCTTTCACAATAACTAGCTAATTTCTTTTAACCCTCATTGCAAGAGTTCTCAAAATTTTAGTTATTCGTAAgaataatttgatttaaaaaaatttatcactTCTAACTTTTGAGgataaggtaaaaaaaaaaattgtgtacCACTCTTTTGAATTTACTCTGACAATAAGATAGTATGACGAAAAtgcaagaaataaaaatgaatgACTAAATGAGTAGGGTCAATTATTGATAAAGATACCACCTCCCCACAAGGCATTCCCCTCATATGTTTGTACTTGAGTAAGTGAGAGCGATACTATAACTTGCCATTACTCATATTGTCATATTACAAACCAAAGTCTTGTTTTTCCTATTTAAAATTTCTTTCTTTCAATTATTTTCTCATCTCTACATGTTCATTATCTaatatatctttttattattttatttcaatgatACCATTTCATCTTTGAACcctaaaagaagaaaaaattgatCTAAATGTCGAGCTACGAGTGGAACAACCATTCTTCCCCTTCTCCCAACATCTTTTTATCGGATATGGACCTTCatattcataatcataatcataatcataatcatattcagATTCATCATCAACCTCATGAATCTTTATCTTCATCATCAATTTCTCACCATCCGATTTATGACAACCCATTTACAAACTCATGCCCCTTCCCACACGATAACACACCCACTCAACCACAAATACCACTTTTCTCCTACCCAAACACCCTTGAAACATTCTCTTCCGTAATGCAAATCCCTAAGACTGAACCGGATCTTTTTACGAACCGTCCAATTGGTTTAAACTTAGGCCGGCGCACTTACTTTTCTGCTGATGATGACTTAGTTAGCCGCCTTTATTGCCGGTCTAGAGGCGTTGATCCAGCGGTTCAGTCACCTAAATGTCAAGCTGAAGGTTGTAATGCTGATCTTAGTCATGCTAAGCATTATCATCGTCGTCATAAGGTTTGTGAGTTTCACTCTAAGGCTTCCACTGTTATCACCGCCGGGTTAACTCGGAGATTTTGCCAGCAGTGTAGCCGGTATCttttttctctttcattttcCATTTCTTGTCCTTTCTTTTTAACCAAACACTAATAATTCTCTGATTCATTTGACGCAATGTTACATTATTAAAGGAATGTTTGGTCAATGGTTATCGAATTGacatttttagttaattttaatctttggctttttaatttagaaaaaagcTAACAAAAGTGGAGAATAATTTCAACTCGCAATAATTTCAACTTATTAAAATAGTCCACTAATATttcttaaatacccttaaaaatTTTTGACTAAAAATATTGACTAAGGCTTGCCATTTCTTTTTCTCAGTGAGATCCTTATATTAAACAAAAAACCTATCACAATGATATGCAAGAGATAAAGTATTtaatgaaaatcaaaatgagTACGTTAAAGTTTAGAACTTGCAAGAAAATCCTAAAAATGTAAAGTACacatttttgttatatttgatcCGATTTTATGAATTCCCTATGTTGCTAGTAAAACATACTTAGAGAACTAAACTTATCTCGAAAccctttttcaaaaaaaaaaacttatatctAAACCAATAGATTATGTTATTTAGAAGTATACTATAACCCATTAACAAAATAAACGTAGTTTTGTAATGCAAGCGTACTATGTCTTCCAATCATGTGGGGATGTCCCTAAGTACGAATTGTTATGAATTGTCCAAAATTGTTTCTGATGAGGGTAGTTTGGTCTTTTTAGGCTAATGGAGCTATACTTAACTGTATAACTAGGGTTGTTAATAATACtccatattaataaaataacggATAAGACcatgtatttttttatgatgTTAAGGTTTCATTTGTTATCGGAATTTGATAATGGGAAGAGGAGTTGTCGGAAAAGATTAGCTGATCATAATCGTCGACGGCGAAAATCTAACAATCAAAGGGTAACCTCTTCAAGTGCTGCTTCCTTGTCATCAGAAAATACTGATTCATCACCGtcacaaaatattataagtaatatttcttttcttttttatataattactaattttaatattttttttcaatcgaGACAATGGTTAAGGTTTTTCCactgtgaattttttttttttttttttgtggtggTGACATTTCAATGAATGTGTTCtttgtaaatattttaagtGTAAAAACTAGTCAACTAAATAAGCGTGTGTCgttaaaattaaagaatatgTCCCACCATTTTATAGCATTTGTTACCTGTAGTTAAGTTTGCTTTAAAGAAGTTGGTTTAGGGTTGACAATTTTACTTCCTCCATctgtaattaaatttttttaaaaaaaattatgtttgttACATGATAATAAATTTTAGGAAACTGATTTATTTGCACATGAGTTTCTTATAAAATTGCACATAAAATGATTATTAGTGActactaaaaaaatttaaaccttTCTCTACACTCTTGTTTAACTAGCAAAGAAAGAATGGATACAACTTTGTATGTGAAAAATTCAATGGTCATCGACTTTGTATATCTTCTTAGATTTGCTATTAAGAAAATCGACCTGAATCTTTTAGAATGTAATGaaatagtattattattaaggATTGCATCAGCATAAAATAATGATTAGGTTTGACGAATATTTAgatctagttttttttttttttctttttttttgagttgataTTTAGATCtagttttatattgaaaatttttcagGGTCACCTTCAGATTCAGCAATGAATTCATCATTATCAGTGACGATTGAAATGTCGCCTCCAAGAGTATCGTTTGATACAAATTTCATGCAACAATCGTATGAGTAGCTCTAGCTATGAATAAGTAGTGGAAAATGCTGAAATTAATGAAGACAATGAGATCAAGAAGAATTAATTAGCTCTAATTTGTTACTTAATTACGTTTGTGCGATGTATTTTTCAATCAAGGGTATAAAGTGTAGTTAACTTATTGTGCCAGGGAAATTAAATCATGTATTAGCTGAACAAATTAATtctttggcaatttcatattacttgctacattttcgtttttagtaataaaacaatcatttaaagttctacatactcctatttttatcctactttaTACTTTATAGTCTATAAtgaaatactatactatactctataaaataACCTAAcacctattttttcttttttttcaattaacaataataaaatactatactctataaagtaaataatCATCTACAGTGTAGGTTAattacttttcttaattttcttgcccatgcaaatgtagcgactaaaatggaacggaggaagtacaaaGGATTCGTTATTTAACCTAACTACTCCTAAACTGTTCTAGATTATACTCTTTCCTATTCTCCCTAAGTCCCATTTaacttttcaccattttttagaTGGTCAAATAGGACCACATATGTAAGAGAAAAGTGtagagtttttaaatttttataattgtaaatttttataagcGGGTCGCTAAGCAGGCCGATAGGCAGGCGACGACACAACTACGACATGGTGGTCGCCCGGTGGCGAATAAATAGCTAGAAGATAGTGGTCGCCAGTTTGGCGACGGGATTCGTGTCGCAAATTGGTCGCTAAGAAAAGGCGAGGAAATGGCGTCCATTTTGAGATTAGCGACGAAAGGAATAGCGACCACCTCATATCTCGTCACTAGCCCGTCGCCAGACCTACTTTTTGACCGTTTAGCTATCAAATGGCGATGAAATGGTTTGTcgccattttattatttttttgtagtgaaagTGAGACTAGTAagtgtaaaggtgtaaaaaagttAAGTTTAGTAGGGATAAACTAGTAAAGTTAACATACCcagaataaaaatgagacatttaaggtGATTTgacccaataaaaaaataagatacttaaaatgaataggaaggagtataaTTTTTAGTTGCAAAAACCATACAATGCAAACAAGCAATCAAGGTAATATTAATATAGATGTCATTCTCTGTATCTTAAAATCTGAACTTATTTTGCTCCTTAATATTTAATACATTTTACGTTTTACGCAATCTAaagttatttgaaaatttatactttgttttacgtataactaaaaattataaaaacataaCATTATAATAGTTTGCATATACAatgaaataaaatctcacttaattatatattttgctACACTTTAATtgcaatataaaataaacttgaataataaaATAGTGTCAAATATCCTAATATGCAATTAATTAACAAATCTAGTATCTTCTAATCAAaatttataaagtaaatattagtaattataaacaaaaaaattaaatgaaaacataataacaaaaataccgACTTAGAAATAAATTTGCAGTTTAATTGAAGTGTTCTAAACTAGTAATTTTTAACTTATacttgtaaaattaacaaaaacacaaaatttggTGAAGATAAGTACCGTGTAAGTAATCACAAAAGAAATCCAATCAACCTAATAAGCTTAGTGTACAGTACATAGAGAAGCAAAAATTTTACCAAATTGCAgcaattctttaacaaaaatcatGAAATTCCTGAGATGCTTAAAAAGAAGCAAgaataaattaactcaaaagaTCTTTCAACCAAGATCAATTTATACTCCAATAAAGCATGTATGAATGGAGGAAAGGttataaagaaaaaatacaataaatgtTATATTAGTAATATCGAAGTACCACATTAAGGGAAAACAAAGCTTTGATGTAtagaaaacaaaataatgaaaatgaggACTCAATTGCCAACAAATTTTCAACTTACTTGAAAAAGAATCatcaaattatgtaaaaagaattactattagtatttatattatcaaaaaagaaatacttctatattactccctccgaactaatttagatgtctcatttgcttgggcacgatTATTAAggatattcgtaattacttgtgtgaactaaagatatttaggtaaaaaaagattgacaaaaatagaaattggacaaataaaaagactttgccaaataaaaaaataagacaattaaaTTGATCCGGAGGGAGTATTAcatttaatttgataattattcACAAATAACTTTAGATAGTTATAGTAATGGATAATATGAAATGTACAATTAAGTGAAATGttgttataattattcttaGGTATCAAAAATTTTTACTGATGAGGTAAAGATTAAGATATGACAGATGTTAAACGAAGAAAATAGTACTCTACTTACAGGTCAAGTAGAAgcaaaagctttaaaaaaaaattggaaattgTAGAGATATTTCCAAGAAAATGAGATGGACTTGTAAAAAAGGAAGAATAATTAAACTGAATGATTCATGTAGTAATGAAACGCGGTAAAAAAAGAAGAGTAGGACCCAAAAAGGTGATGTAATAAGTGGTGGAGGGGGAGAGAGTAAAAGACCAATCAGCTTTTCTTTCTGTCTCCTGCGAGGAAGCCTGATTTGATGATCAACCTCATACAGCTACTCTACACTTCTAGGCCTCTTTCCCACATACTTCGTCTTTTCTTTTTTACTCaccattttattttacttttttaccaAATCTGTTGTGTTACTTCATCCGTCCTAAAATTACATACAAGAATAAAaatcttgtttttttttcatttttaattactttGTTACACtaccattatatatatatatatatatatatatatatatatatatatatatatatatatatatatatatatatatatatatatatatatatatatatatatattatttaagcttattttatatattactgaATActgataatatttaaaaaaactatGGTTAAttagaatcttgtttgaatcgtttaatcacatattttcatgatattaattttttgtaatttttagatatgtatAGTTcattatataaatgatcaaaataataccTTAGGttatgtaaaaagtcaaatgtaacagATATAATAAAACGGatgaaatcttatttatttattaactctaatttgtgattagtatttaatctataagttaaaacatagtcaactgaattttgtttaatttgtctcaattcaaagattattagtatcaaattttcatattttttaattatatataattgaagATGTTAAGGATAAAATTAGTTTATTACActgcataaaaagtcaaatgtgcACCTATTTTGGAATAGAATAAGTATAGAACTAAAAATTATGAaggattaaaattataaaagtatatttcATCTG
This genomic window contains:
- the LOC130811284 gene encoding squamosa promoter-binding-like protein 8; the encoded protein is MSSYEWNNHSSPSPNIFLSDMDLHIHNHNHNHNHIQIHHQPHESLSSSSISHHPIYDNPFTNSCPFPHDNTPTQPQIPLFSYPNTLETFSSVMQIPKTEPDLFTNRPIGLNLGRRTYFSADDDLVSRLYCRSRGVDPAVQSPKCQAEGCNADLSHAKHYHRRHKVCEFHSKASTVITAGLTRRFCQQCSRFHLLSEFDNGKRSCRKRLADHNRRRRKSNNQRVTSSSAASLSSENTDSSPSQNIIRSPSDSAMNSSLSVTIEMSPPRVSFDTNFMQQSYE